DNA from Arthrobacter sp. FW305-BF8:
CGCTCTGCCACTACATTTCGGAGAAAATCTTGTCCACAGTTCTTGAAGGCGCGCCCGCGGCCGGTGCCAGCGCCAAAGCCCGTAACGCCGAGTTTGTCCTCACCCTGGCCTGCCCCGAACGGCCGGGCATCGTCCGGGCCATCACGACGTTCCTGGCCGACCGCGTCTTCGACATCGTGGAGCACCAGCAGTTTGACGACCACGTCAGCGGCAAGCTCTACCTGCGGACCGCGTTCACCCAGAGCGGCGACGACGCCGATCAGGGTCCCTTTGGCCGGCTCAACCAGCGTGACGGTCTCGACAAGCTCGACCAGCAGGGCCAGCAGACGGCGGAAGGCCTCAGCTCCGAGTTCGCGGCCATCGCCGGCGAGTTCGGCATGGAGTTCAGCATCCACGACGGCCGCCCGCAGCGGTTGCTGGTCATGGTCTCGAAGTTCGGCCACTGCCTGAACGACCTCATCTTCCGATGGCGGGCGGGAAGCCTGGGTGCGGAGATCGCCGTCGTGGTTTCCAACCATGAGGACCTGCGGCCCATGGCCGAGGCGGCCGGGCTGCCCTTCATCCACGTGCCGGTGACGGCCGGCACCAAGCCCGAGGCGGAAGCACGCCTGCTGGAGCTGGTGGCCGAATATGACGCCGACCTCGTGGTGCTGGCCCGCTATATGCAGGTGCTGTCCAATGACCTGTGCGGCAAGCTCCGCGGACGGGCCATCAACATCCACCACTCGTTCCTCCCCGGATTCAAGGGTGCGAAGCCGTACCACCAGGCCTACGACCGCGGGGTGAAAATGGTCGGCGCGACGGCCCATTACGTCACTGCGGACCTCGA
Protein-coding regions in this window:
- the purU gene encoding formyltetrahydrofolate deformylase, with translation MSTVLEGAPAAGASAKARNAEFVLTLACPERPGIVRAITTFLADRVFDIVEHQQFDDHVSGKLYLRTAFTQSGDDADQGPFGRLNQRDGLDKLDQQGQQTAEGLSSEFAAIAGEFGMEFSIHDGRPQRLLVMVSKFGHCLNDLIFRWRAGSLGAEIAVVVSNHEDLRPMAEAAGLPFIHVPVTAGTKPEAEARLLELVAEYDADLVVLARYMQVLSNDLCGKLRGRAINIHHSFLPGFKGAKPYHQAYDRGVKMVGATAHYVTADLDEGPIIEQEVLRVDHALDPDALVTVGRDAETQALSRAVKWHCQHRVLLNKTRTVVFR